A genomic stretch from Apodemus sylvaticus chromosome 12, mApoSyl1.1, whole genome shotgun sequence includes:
- the Nenf gene encoding neudesin yields the protein MARPAPGWRLRPLAALALALALVPVPSARAGQTPRPAERGPPVRLFTEEELARYGGEEDDQPIYLAVKGVVFDVTSGKEFYGRGAPYNALAGKDSSRGVAKMSLDPADLTHDTTGLTAKELEALDDVFSKVYKAKYPIVGYTARRILNEDGSPNLDFKPEDQPHFDIKDEF from the exons ATGGCGCGCCCGGCGCCCGGGTGGCGGCTGCGGCCGCTTGCGGCGCTCGCCCTGGCGCTGGCTCTGGTCCCGGTGCCCTCAGCCCGGGCTGGGCAGACGCCGCGCCCCGCAGAGCGCGGGCCCCCGGTGCGGCTCTTCACCGAGGAGGAGCTGGCCCGCTACGGCGGCGAGGAG GATGATCAGCCCATCTACTTGGCCGTGAAGGGAGTGGTGTTCGATGTCACCTCTGGGAAGG AGTTCTATGGACGCGGAGCCCCCTACAATGCCTTGGCCGGGAAGGACTCCAGCAGGGGTGTGGCCAAGATGTCGCTGGAtcctgcagacctcactcacgaCACT ACGGGTCTCACTGCCAAGGAGCTGGAGGCCCTCGATGACGTCTTCAGCAAGGTATACAAAGCCAAGTACCCCATTGTTGGCTACACGGCCCGCAGGATCCTCAACGAGGACGGCAGCCCCAACCTGGACTTCAAGCCTGAAGACCAGCCCCATTTCGACATAAAGGACGAGTTCTGA